From one Humulus lupulus chromosome 8, drHumLupu1.1, whole genome shotgun sequence genomic stretch:
- the LOC133798739 gene encoding putative disease resistance RPP13-like protein 1: MHPVFPWFSFYRERERERERNMTVGEAFLSAFLQVLFDKLASREFIVFIFGKKYDELLEKLKITLLSVTALLNDAEEKQFHSPTVEKWLHMAKDAIYDVEDILDELATEALKLKSKLEAESEAIKSDHKVWKNLKSVTSSFSPSGRGVESRLKKIIEWLELIAKYKHVLGLKDNNGERSCELKQRLGTTSLVEESCVYGRGDDKDMIVQHLLRDETCRGHIGVISIVGMGGIGKTTLAQLVYNDQRVDNHFDLKIWVCVTNQFDVVRVTKTILESITLKSCDLDDLNLLQVSLKEHLAEKRFMLVLDDVWSKRNSDWDVLWKPLKAGGSGSKIIVTTQNGDVAASMSTVPSHYLRSLPYEDCWLLFISQAFENKDKDIDVHPNLKSIGEKIVKRCQGLPLAVKRLGILLRSRAKEDEWKDILNRKIWDLPDEESDILQTLQSSYHHLPTQLKQCFAFCAVFPIGHEFDKDSIALLWMAEGFLQQPKGNKRLEDVGHEYFCELVSRSFFEQSVDNNNNTSSKFVMHSLLKELADFASGEFCIQLEDKTQGGDQNRIFEKARHSSYFRGKRDALTRFEALNGVDCLRTFLPLDPIKSIGVSYMANSVPNDLLLKLSYMRVLSFNSCRITKLSDSIGNLKHLRYLDLSYTAIRELPESTNTLYNLQTLNLSQCRHLTKLPSKMGNLKSLRHLWINGSRVGEMPLQLSELRDLQTLSNFVVGKDCGSGIRELRNMKQLRGSLQISGLQNIVNFVDAVDANMKEKQELEQLVFQWSNSFDDSLTNEDDEEVKYVPQHQYVSKIGYRSTRFPSFRETMDAYRQNFMDLRMEVSHVLDISRDERVETLVLEMLEPHKNIKKVTIKDYGGIKFPRWIGSPLFLNIKFLKISNCMKCDYLPALGQLLSLKDLIVEGMERIKSIGIEFYVDGHHSVLPFPSLETLKFENMLNWEDWSSSSGVESSKEFHHLQKIEIQNCPKLRKLSHCFVALKNMSIKGCEELIALPKLPRSHENIQEGREFPCLLELSIWECPKLNQLPNTLPSLTMLEIDGCQSLEELPKLPSIRDVELKKCKAEVLESIVALESLSYLRMCQILNLTSLPDGFFHNLIALEELHITHLNHLTTLSNKIGLHKLPCLQRMEISGCLLLEELPQSLHKLPSLKELRVWKCPLLESFPSTGLPSTLTGLEIKDCNALHSLPDWKTHDKKLSLSLEYLIIEGCSLLTHLPRDDLPNTLKELEIQDCRSLESLPKDLVHDNSLELLSIVGCHSITYFPAFHQPIVSSGMITNLKQLIINDCASLKLLPDGLQNLVHLDHIEIADCPLLLSFPESGLPLMMLRSLRLSNCRNLKFLPNHMHSSLTSLEGLSIEGCSSVSSFPEGGLPVNLISLSILDCEKLKPTFEWGLHRLAHLTNLVFGGCKELVCFPDEWLLPNTLSSIQLQRLPNLKMLPKGIENLSSLDDLEIWECDSLQTLFDDQQPKMLENFYLWDVL, translated from the coding sequence ATGCATCCAGTTTTTCCTTGGTTTTCAttctatagagagagagagagagagagagagagaaacatgaCTGTAGGAGAAGCTTTTCTCTCAGCCTTTCTGCAAGTTCTGTTTGATAAGTTAGCTTCTCGTGAGTTTATAGTCTTCATATTTGGGAAGAAATATGATGAATTGCTTGAAAAGTTGAAGATTACACTGTTGAGTGTCACTGCGTTGCTTAATGACGCTGAGGAGAAACAATTCCATAGCCCTACAGTGGAGAAATGGCTGCACATGGCTAAAGATGCTATATATGATGTCGAGGACATACTGGATGAGCTAGCTACTGAAGCCCTCAAACTGAAATCTAAATTGGAAGCTGAATCTGAGGCTATCAAATCTGATCATAAGGTATGGAAGAATTTGAAGTCTGTTACATCTTCTTTTAGTCCATCTGGTAGAGGTGTAGAGTCTAGATTAAAAAAGATAATTGAATGGTTAGAATTGATTGCCAAGTATAAGCATGTTCTTGGATTGAAGGACAACAATGGAGAGAGGTCATGTGAGTTAAAGCAAAGGTTAGGGACAACTTCTTTGGTAGAAGAATCTTGTGTTTATGGGAGGGGTGATGATAAAGATATGATAGTTCAACACTTGCTTAGGGATGAAACTTGTAGAGGTCATATTGGTGTCATTTCGATTGTTGGAATGGGGGGCATTGGGAAGACTACTCTTGCTCAATTGGTTTACAATGATCAAAGAGTGGACAACCATTTTGACTTGAAAATTTGGGTGTGTGTGACTAATCAATTTGATGTAGTGAGGGTAACAAAAACAATTCTTGAATCAATCACTCTGAAAAGTTGTGATCTTGATGACTTAAATTTGCTTCAAGTTAGTTTGAAAGAGCATTTGGCGGAGaaaagatttatgcttgttttagATGATGTTTGGAGCAAGAGAAATAGTGATTGGGATGTGTTGTGGAAGCCATTAAAAGCAGGGGGGAGTGGGAGTAAAATCATAGTAACAACACAAAATGGTGATGTTGCAGCAAGCATGAGCACGGTTCCATCTCACTACTTAAGATCATTGCCTTATGAGGATTGTTGGTTGTTGTTTATTAGTCAGGCATTTGAAAATAAAGATAAGGATATTGACGTTCATCCAAATTTGAAGTCCATAGGTGAGAAGATTGTGAAAAGGTGCCAAGGCTTGCCACTGGCAGTAAAAAGACTGGGAATCTTATTGCGCTCAAGAGCTAAAGAAGATGAATGGAAAGATATATTGAACAGAAAAATATGGGATCTGCCAGATGAAGAAAGCGACATTCTTCAAACTCTGCAATCGAGCTATCATCATCTTCCTACACAACTAAAGCAGTGCTTTGCATTTTGTGCTGTATTTCCCATAGGACACGAGTTTGATAAGGACTCAATTGCTCTGTTGTGGATGGCAGAAGGTTTTCTTCAACAACCAAAGGGAAACAAACGATTGGAAGATGTTGGTCATGAGTATTTTTGTGAGCTTGTATCGAGGTCATTTTTTGAGCAATCtgttgataataataataatacatcatCCAAATTTGTGATGCATAGCCTCTTGAAGGAGTTAGCTGATTTTGCTTCTGGAGAATTTTGTATCCAACTAGAGGATAAAACACAAGGTGGGGACCAGAACAGAATTTTTGAGAAGGCGCGTCATTCATCTTACTTTCGTGGTAAACGTGATGCCTTGACAAGATTTGAGGCTCTTAATGGGGTTGACTGCTTGCGTACATTCCTTCCTTTGGATCCAATAAAAAGCATTGGAGTAAGCTATATGGCTAACAGTGTTCCTAATGATTTGCTACTAAAGTTAAGCTATATGCGAGTACTCTCTTTCAATTCTTGTCGAATTACTAAATTGTCAGATTCAATAGGTAATTTAAAGCATTTGCGTTACCTAGATCTTTCTTACACCGCAATCAGAGAGCTACCTGAGTCAACAAATACTCTCTACAATTTACAAACATTGAACTTATCACAATGTCGCCATCTCACCAAGCTGCCATCAAAGATGGGGAACTTGAAATCCTTAAGACATCTTTGGATCAATGGAAGCAGAGTGGGGGAAATGCCATTGCAACTAAGTGAATTGAGGGATCTCCAAACATTGTCAAATTTTGTGGTTGGTAAAGATTGTGGTTCAGGAATTAGAGAGTTAAGAAATATGAAACAACTTCGAGGGTCACTCCAAATATCAGGATTGCAGAACATTGTCAATTTTGTTGATGCCGTGGATGCTAATATGAAGGAAAAACAGGAACTTGAACAACTGGTGTTTCaatggagtaatagttttgatGATTCTTTAACCAATGAAGATGACGAGGAAGTAAAATATGTGCCACAACATCAATATGTAAGCAAGATTGGATACAGAAGTACAAGGTTTCCGAGCTTTAGGGAAACAATGGATGCTTATAGACAAAATTTTATGGATCTGAGGATGGAGGTAAGCCATGTTCTGGATATTTCAAGGGATGAAAGAGTTGAAACGCTTGTACTGGAGATGCTAGAACCCCACAAAAATATCAAAAAGGTTACTATTAAAGACTATGGAGGCATAAAGTTTCCAAGATGGATTGGATCTCCCTTGTTCTTGAATATTAAATTCTTGAAGATTAGTAATTGCATGAAGTGTGATTATCTACCAGCTCTTGGGCAGTTACTCTCGCTGAAAGACCTTATTGTTGAAGGGATGGAAAGAATAAAGAGTATTGGCATTGAATTTTATGTGGATGGACATCATTCTGTCCTACCATTTCCATCTTTAGAAACCTTGAAATTCGAGAATATGTTAAATTGGGAGGACTGGTCTTCTTCATCTGGAGTTGAAAGCAGCAAGGAGTTTCATCATTTACAGAAAATTGAGATACAAAACTGTCCTAAGCTAAGAAAATTGTCACATTGCTTTGTTGCCTTGAAAAACATGAGCATTAAGGGATGCGAAGAACTAATAGCTCTTCCAAAGCTACCAAGAAGTCATGAAAACATTCAAGAGGGCCGAGAATTTCCTTGCCTCCTAGAGCTTTCCATATGGGAATGTCCAAAGTTGAACCAGTTACCTAACACTCTTCCATCATTGACCATGCTTGAAATAGATGGATGTCAAAGTTTGGAGGAATTGCCAAAACTTCCTTCGATACGTGACGTGGAGTTGAAGAAATGCAAAGCTGAGGTACTAGAAAGTATAGTTGCACTCGAATCACTTTCCTACTTGCGCATGTGTCAAATTTTGAATCTCACAAGTCTACCTGATGGATTTTTCCACAACTTGATAGCTCTTGAAGAGTTACACATTACGCATCTCAACCATCTCACAACTTTGTCTAACAAGATTGGATTGCACAAGCTCCCATGTCTTCAAAGGATGGAAATTTCAGGATGTTTATTACTAGAGGAGTTGCCCCAGAGCCTGCACAAACTCCCCTCTCTGAAAGAGTTGAGGGTTTGGAAATGTCCTTTGCTTGAATCCTTTCCGAGTACAGGATTGCCTTCCACACTTACTGGCCTTGAAATCAAAGATTGTAATGCTCTCCATTCCTTGCCTGACTGGAAGACACATGACAAGAAGCTCTCTCTGTCacttgaatacttgattattgaaGGTTGTTCACTTCTTACACATTTACCAAGAGATGACCTTCCAAACACACTCAAGGAACTTGAAATACAAGATTGTAGAAGTTTGGAGTCCCTTCCAAAAGATCTAGTTCATGACAATTCTCTTGAACTTCTCAGTATAGTTGGCTGCCATTCCATTACTTATTTTCCTGCTTTTCATCAACCTATAGTCTCCTCAGGCATGATCACAAATCTGAAACAACTCATCATCAATGATTGTGCCAGCCTAAAGTTATTACCAGATGGTTTACAGAACCTAGTACATCTTGATCACATCGAAATAGCTGACTGTCCACTTCTGCTGTCTTTTCCAGAATCCGGCCTGCCTCTGATGATGCTGAGATCTCTTAGATTGTCCAATTGTAGGAATCTTAAGTTCTTACCAAATCATATGCACAGCAGCCTCACATCTCTTGAAGGACTATCCATAGAAGGTTGCTCAAGTGTTTCTTCATTTCCAGAGGGTGGCTTGCCTGTTAATCTGATATCGTTGTCAATCTTGGACTGCGAGAAGCTTAAGCCTACATTTGAATGGGGGCTGCACAGACTCGCTCATCTTACTAATCTTGTGTTTGGAGGATGCAAGGAGTTAGTGTGTTTCCCTGATGAATGGTTGCTACCTAACACTTTGTCCTCTATTCAACTTCAGAGACTGCCTAATCTTAAAATGCTTCCTAAAGGGATCGAAAACCTCTCCTCTCTAGACGATTTGGAAATATGGGAATGCGATAGCCTTCAGACGCTCTTCGATGATCAGCAGCCTAAGATGCTTGAGAATTTTTATCTTTGGGATGtactttaa
- the LOC133798740 gene encoding U-box domain-containing protein 11, which produces MEVKRRTIRTLVGKLSSVSEQTRADALSELRLITKHDAESRPLIADAGAIPYLAETLFSNSHAAQEDAAATILNLSISCRDSLVSTRGLLDALSHALSHHRSSTSAAAVQSSAATVYSLLVIDEYRPIVGSKRDIIYSLVDIIKAPNSPPRSVKDALKALFGIALYPLNRGSMIELGAVPVLFSLVLKDGRVGIVEDATAVVAQVAGCEESEEAFRRVSGTGVLVDLIDPATGSSLRTKENAVAALLNLGRCGGEKVVREIREMGLGGNSGAVEGMKEVAESGSAKGKAKALGLLKMIDVGNEKRSGSGSGSGSGILYGYHDSGLDSLLSQSSSN; this is translated from the coding sequence ATGGAGGTGAAGCGCCGAACGATTCGAACCCTGGTAGGGAAACTCAGCTCCGTCTCCGAACAAACACGCGCCGATGCCCTCAGCGAGCTTCGTCTCATCACTAAGCACGACGCCGAGAGCCGTCCCCTCATCGCCGACGCTGGCGCCATTCCTTACCTCGCCGAAACTCTCTTCTCCAACTCCCACGCCGCCCAGGAAGACGCCGCCGCCACCATACTTAACCTCTCCATCTCATGTCGCGACTCCCTCGTCTCTACGCGCGGCCTACTTGACGCCCTCTCCCACGCGCTGTCCCATCACAGAAGCTCAACCTCCGCCGCCGCCGTACAATCCTCGGCCGCCACCGTCTATAGTCTTCTGGTTATTGACGAGTACAGACCGATTGTTGGGTCGAAGAGGGACATCATCTACTCTCTGGTGGATATCATCAAAGCCCCCAATTCGCCGCCTAGATCAGTCAAGGACGCGCTCAAAGCTCTGTTCGGGATTGCGCTCTACCCGCTCAACCGGGGATCCATGATCGAGCTCGGGGCGGTGCCGGTGCTGTTCTCCCTGGTGCTGAAGGACGGTCGCGTGGGGATCGTGGAGGACGCCACGGCGGTTGTGGCACAGGTCGCCGGGTGCGAGGAGAGCGAAGAGGCTTTTCGGAGAGTGTCTGGAACCGGTGTTCTTGTGGATTTGATTGATCCGGCGACAGGGTCGAGTCTTAGAACGAAGGAGAATGCGGTAGCGGCCCTGCTGAACTTGGGGCGATGCGGCGGTGAGAAGGTCGTGAGGGAGATTAGGGAGATGGGTCTAGGCGGCAACAGCGGGGCGGTGGAGGGGATGAAGGAGGTGGCGGAGAGTGGCTCAGCCAAGGGAAAGGCTAAGGCGTTGGGTTTGCTTAAAATGATTGATGTTGGGAATGAGAAGAGGAGTGGGAGTGGGAGTGGGAGTGGAAGTGGCATCCTTTACGGGTATCATGATTCTGGATTAGATTCTTTACTAAGTCAGTCTTCATCGAATTGA